Proteins encoded together in one Quercus lobata isolate SW786 chromosome 3, ValleyOak3.0 Primary Assembly, whole genome shotgun sequence window:
- the LOC115981114 gene encoding glycosyl hydrolase 5 family protein-like, translating to MRRIFLFTFFFFVSLLVISLPRKPMISKPHESKPTIVLPLYTNSRWIVDEGGKRVKLACVNWVSHLEPMVAEGLSKQPMDAISKKIVSMGFNCVRLTWPLFLVTNDSLASLTVRQSFQSLGLFESIAGIQANNPSIIDLPLIKAYQAVVSSLGANNVLVILDNRISKPSSSNGNGFFGNQYFDPDLWMKGLTRMATIFNGVTNVVGMSLRNELQGSGQNVNDWYRYMEKAAEAVHSANPDVLVIISGLSYGKDLSFLRNQQVNLTFTRKLAYEVHWNGLSDAKAWESGNQNEVCKREVDNFMRLSGFLLDQGWPLLVSEFGMDQRGTNVNDNRYMNCFIGVVAELDLDWSLWTLVGSYYIREGVIGFNEYYGVLDWNWYENRNSSFLQRISALQSPFRGPGLPEDNLHNLIFHPLTGLCVLRESIYKPLKLGTCNKSEAWNYLPQRTLTLKGTDFCIEAFRLGEPAMLGYTCALSSYQWETISDSKMHLSSKVFNGSRACLDVDSENTVVVNSCKCLSGDNMCDPGSQWFKLVDSTNSSYTSPALELDTAFAYPYRCSLYVSLWFDLSLSS from the exons atGAGGAGGATCTTTTtgttcaccttcttcttctttgtatcTCTTCTAGTAATTTCTCTCCCTCGCAAGCCTATGATCAGCAAGCCTCATGAGAGCAAGCCTACGATAGTTCTACCTCTATATACCAATTCAAGGTGGATTGTGGACGAAGGAGGGAAACGGGTGAAGCTAGCATGCGTGAATTGGGTGTCACATCTGGAACCCATGGTGGCTGAGGGCCTTAGCAAGCAGCCCATGGATGCAATCTCCAAGAAGATTGTATCCATGGGATTCAACTGTGTTAGGCTCACTTGGCCACTTTTTTTGGTCACCAATGACTCATTGGCTTCTCTCACTGTAAGACAGTCCTTTCAGAGTCTTGGGCTGTTTGAATCTATTGCCGGAATCCAGGCCAACAACCCCTCCATCATTGATCTCCCCCTCATAAAAGCTTACCAG GCTGTGGTGTCTAGCCTAGGGGCAAATAATGTGCTGGTCATCTTGGACAATCGCATAAGCAAGCCCAGTAGCTCTAATGGTAATGGGTTCTTTGGCAACCAGTATTTCGATCCGGACCTCTGGATGAAGGGACTAACTCGGATGGCGACCATCTTTAATGGTGTCACCAATGTGGTTGGCATGAGCTTGAGGAATGAGCTCCAAGGCTCCGGACAGAATGTGAATGATTGGTATAG gtacatggaaaaagCAGCTGAAGCAGTGCATTCAGCAAACCCAGATGTTCTTGTCATTATCTCCGGCTTGAGTTACGGCAAAGACTTGTCATTTCTTCGCAATCAACAAGTAAACCTCACATTCACCAGAAAGCTAGCATATGAGGTACACTGGAATGGGTTATCAGATGCAAAGGCATGGGAATCTGGCAACCAAAATGAAGTATGTAAGAGAGAGGTGGATAATTTCATGAGATTGTCAGGATTTTTGTTGGATCAAGGTTGGCCATTGTTAGTGAGTGAGTTTGGGATGGACCAAAGAGGAACCAATGTAAATGACAACAGGTATATGAATTGCTTCATAGGCGTGGTGGCTGAACTTGACCTGGACTGGTCCTTGTGGACACTTGTTGGAAGTTATTATATAAGAGAGGGGGTAATTGGGTTCAATGAGTACTATGGAGTGCTTGACTGGAATTGGTATGAAAATCGAAATTCAAGCTTCTTGCAAAGGATCTCTGCTCTCCAATCTCCTTTTCGAG GGCCAGGCCTACCAGAAGATAATCTACACAATTTGATTTTTCATCCATTAACAGGTCTCTGTGTGCTTAGAGAATCAATTTATAAGCCCCTCAAGCTTGGCACTTGCAATAAATCCGAAGCCTGGAACTACCTACCACAGAGAACTTTAACATTAAAGGGAACAGATTTTTGTATAGAAGCATTTAGACTGGGAGAACCAGCAATGTTGGGTTACACTTGCGCCCTCTCTAGTTACCAATGGGAAACCATCTCAGATTCTAAAATGCATCTCTCATCGAAGGTTTTCAATGGTTCCAGAGCATGCCTAGATGTAGATTCCGAAAATACAGTTGTTGTAAACAGTTGCAAGTGCTTAAGTGGAGATAACATGTGTGACCCAGGGAGCCAGTGGTTCAAGCTTGTTGACAGCACAAATTCAAGTTATACAAGTCCCGCTCTTGAGCTAGACACGGCCTTCGCTTATCCTTATCGAT GTTCTCTCTATGTATCACTTTGGTTTGATTTGAGTTTGAGttcataa
- the LOC115982390 gene encoding glycosyl hydrolase 5 family protein-like produces MGRFIFFTFFSLVSLLAIFPTVIPQSKPVMAQPLYTNSRWIVDGGGQRVKLACVNWVSHLEAMVTEGLSKQPVDAISKKIASMGFNCVRLTWPLFLVTNDSLASVTVRQSFQSLGLSDTISGIQANNPSIIDLPLIKAFQAVVSSLGANNVMVILDNHISKPGWCCSNSDGNGFFGDKYFNPDLWIKGLTQMATIFNGVSNVVGMSLRNELRGPRQNVNDWYRYLQKGAEAVHSANPDVLVILSGLSYDRDLSFLRNQQVNLTFTGKLVFEMHWYGFSDGQAWLSGNPNQVCGRVVDNMMRLSGFLLDQGWPLLVSEFGMDLRGTNVNDNRYINCFLATVAELDLDWALWTLVGSYYLREGVIGLNEVYGVLDWSWCENRNSSFLERISAVQSPFRGPGLSETNLHKVIFHPSTGLCVLRKSLFEPLRLGPCSNSEGWSYSAQKTLTLKGTYFCLQANELENPAKLGIICTDSTAKWETISDSKMHLSTKVNNGSTACLDVDSENTIVVSTCKCLGRDNMCDPGSQWFKLVDSTRSSISTKSFLQMDSILALPGKDFVWKLLRSALE; encoded by the exons ATGGGCAGGTTCATTTTCTTCACCTTCTTCTCCCTTGTGTCTCTTCTGGCAATCTTCCCCACTGTGATACCTCAAAGCAAGCCTGTGATGGCTCAGCCTCTGTACACCAATTCAAGGTGGATTGTGGACGGAGGAGGGCAAAGGGTGAAGCTTGCATGTGTGAATTGGGTTTCACATCTGGAAGCCATGGTGACTGAGGGCCTTAGCAAGCAGCCCGTGGATGCCATCTCAAAGAAGATTGCTTCCATGGGATTCAACTGTGTTAGGCTCACTTGGCCTCTTTTCTTGGTCACCAATGACTCACTGGCTTCTGTAACTGTGAGACAGTCCTTTCAGAGTCTTGGTCTGTCTGATACCATTTCAGGAATCCAGGCCAACAACCCTTCCATCATTGATCTTCCCCTCATAAAAGCTTTCCAG GCTGTGGTGTCTAGTCTAGGGGCAAATAATGTGATGGTCATATTGGACAATCACATAAGCAAGCCTGGTTGGTGTTGCAGCAACTCTGATGGTAATGGGTTCTTTGGCGACAAGTATTTCAATCCGGACCTCTGGATTAAGGGACTAACACAGATGGCCACCATCTTTAATGGTGTCTCCAATGTGGTTGGCATGAGCTTGAGGAATGAGCTCCGAGGCCCCAGACAGAATGTGAATGATTGGTACAG GTACTTGCAAAAAGGGGCAGAAGCAGTGCATTCAGCAAACCCAGATGTTCTTGTCATTCTCTCAGGCTTGAGTTACGACAGAGACTTGTCATTTCTCCGCAATCAACAAGTAAACCTCACATTCACTGGAAAGCTAGTATTTGAGATGCATTGGTATGGGTTTTCAGATGGACAAGCATGGCTATCTGGCAACCCAAATCAAGTGTGTGGAAGAGTGGTGGATAACATGATGAGATTGTCAGGATTTTTGCTGGACCAAGGTTGGCCATTGTTAGTGAGCGAGTTTGGGATGGACTTAAGAGGAACCAATGTAAATGACAACAGGTATATAAATTGCTTCTTGGCTACAGTGGCTGAACTTGACCTGGACTGGGCCTTATGGACACTTGTTGGGAGTTATTATTTAAGAGAGGGGGTAATTGGGTTAAATGAGGTCTATGGAGTGCTTGACTGGAGTTGGTGTGAAAATCGAAATTCAAGCTTCTTGGAGAGGATATCTGCTGTTCAATCTCCATTTCGAG GGCCAGGCCTATCAGAAACTAATCTACACAAAGTGATTTTCCATCCATCAACCGGTCTCTGTGTCCTAAGAAAATCATTGTTTGAACCATTAAGGTTAGGTCCCTGCTCTAACTCTGAAGGTTGGAGCTACTCAGCCCAGAAAACTTTAACATTAAAGGGAACATATTTCTGCTTACAAGCAAATGAATTGGAAAATCCAGCAAAGCTTGGTATAATTTGCACAGACAGTACTGCAAAGTGGGAAACCATCTCAGATTCTAAAATGCATCTCTCAACAAAGGTTAACAATGGTTCTACCGCTTGCCTAGATGTAGACTCCGAAAATACCATTGTTGTGAGTACCTGCAAATGCTTGGGTAGAGATAACATGTGTGACCCAGGGAGCCAGTGGTTCAAGCTTGTTGACAGCACAAGAAGttcaatttctacaaaatcCTTTCTTCAGATGGACTCGATATTGGCTTTGCCTGGTAAGGATTTTGTATGGAAGTTGTTGAGATCAGCATTAGAGTAA